The nucleotide window TATATTTATTTGCAGTTAAATTAATGATATTATGGGTATGCTTGTATTAAAATTAAAGGTAAACATTTAAATTGGAAATATTTAGAGTGTTTTTTACGTCCTTTTTATTTAaagtgaaaataaaagtcaaacaattcaaataaaagtAAGTAGAGGTAAATTTAAAAGGGGATAAAcgataataaatataataatatggggaatatgaagaaaaaaagaaaatgaacacCTTTATCTGGGGAGAAGAAGTGAAATATTTTTTCTCCGTACCACTAAGGTAAATATTTACTTTCAAAATTAGGGGACTaatgctttttattttttttcaccagtactttaaaattatttcttaCCTTTGTAAACAACAATCTTTTAGTTTTCCActttaataactttattttcttagtttgatttttattttccctaTAATATTTACTCTCAAGACGATCATAAACtatatggtaatgaaaatttgtaaaaaaaacacgtGTTTAAGCATGgagtttcattttcattcaaataacACACTATTTactttcaaatatatattttttttactaaaaattttatcattttCCACTATTTATTACTAGTTATACCAGATATATTAATCTTGTTAATCTTTTACAGTTGTATTTCTAGCTTAATCTTGCATGTATTATAATGATCACGCACACTCCTATTGTTGCTGGAATAGATCAATGAATAGAAAATCAAGCAGGCCAGTCTTGCTAGGCACCATCTTACTGTGAAAGCaataattttttacaatatcAGTAACTGATCAAtttaatatcataattttaagtcaaaattactttcttttaaaagttataattaatcatttaattgatcactttatatgtaattgattactttaaagtcTGCATTAATCACTCTAACATCGAAATTgaagattttaaaaatattataattgattCATTTAAGATTACAAACTTATAAGTagaaattattcataattactTTAATGTCAGAATTGATCTCTTTAACATTAGAATTAGtatctttaaggtcaaaattaatttttttctaatttggaTCAGCCCATTAACACCCGCATCATAATAAGGTATTCCCTTATGAGTTTTTGCATAGAAAATTAGATTTAAATCCTCCTTGAATGGGCAAAATGTCAACATAACAAAAACCAATAACGCTCCTATAGTCCTATAAATAGTaatttctttgttatttctcAAAATTCGTTTTGTAATGCATTAAATAaacacattaataataataaaatcctTTGCAGATCAAGTATTTGTAATTAGGAGATAGAAATGGCTCAAGGAACATTAGAAGTTGTTCTTGTTAATGCCAAAGGTCTTGAAAACACAGATTTTCTAAGTATGTTCATACATCCTTTAATCTTTTGTcattatcaattttaaaaatccaaaaattttcacataaaaaCTTGTTAATATGCAGATAACATGGATCCGTATGTGATTCTCAATTATAGAAGCCAGAAGCAGAAAAGCAGCATTGCATCAGGTAATCCACATTTCATAAACCTATAATGATGAACAAGGACGGagcaaaaatacataaattttttgggaaattttacgtggaaaatataaatttttcgaCTTTTTTATGTGATAGACAAACATACTTTTAATCTGCATGGTGACTCTGAGGTTTCAACTTTTCGTGTGATTGACAAAATATTAAGTTCTTTGTTAATAAGGTACGCATTTCAAATAGATTTTCGAAAACGGGCTCCATAAGGATGATCGCgacttttgtttttatgaaaaaaaaccTTTGCATGAGTGATAATAacgtaaatttaacaaaaatcttaaTTAGCCTTTTGTCTACTAGGAGGAATTATTAGAAGCTTAAGTTCACcacaagaataaaaaaatatttatcaatcccaaaataaaaaccaaaaactcGGACTCACCACATCAAATTTCCAAATTTTTTGACATTTTGTGGCCTTACAAATAACTTAACAAATacctaaataaattaatatttagataCCATATGATTCTTAGTATACCTTGCACATATTTGAAACCACCCCTAAATTTATGATTTAGATCAAACATTATGCAATTATATTTTTCTGTTAATTAATCATACATGTATGCAGGACAAGGATCTACACCAGAATGGAACGAGACTTTTGTGTTCAATGTAAATTCTGGAGGGGCTGATCTAATTCTTAAAATTATGGACAGTGATTATGGAACTGAGGATGATTGTGTTGGAGAAGCTGTGTAAGTAACAGAAATAACCGAGTTTTGTACAACATTAtcggcccgtttggtaatcgGTATTAAATAGCAGTGGAAATGGTAATTGAAATAATGTAATTTTGGTAGAAATATCTCTTCACAAGTTAAATGCTCATGCTTATTCTTCTTCAACaatctttttttcttcataaactaaaattcattccaatacatACCGTTTGAAAatgtggtattagatggtaatagAAAATTGcgaaaaaaaacatttttgatAAAACTTTTGTTACCATAAAATTGACAAGATATAtgttatgaaaatttacactacaaagtATTCTTATTACCACCAATTAGTATCGATAACCAAACAGGCCGTATGTGTTTAAATGTTATAGGCTTAATTAGGAGAACTGATGATTTGTAATGACCTTGGTATGAAATTAAGTATACCATTGGAAGCAGCTTTACATGAAGGGAGGATTCCAACTACATCATACAATGTGGTCAAGGATCAAGTATTTTGTGGACAGATCAGAGTCGGTCTCTCCTTTACTCGCGAGGTATTCACCATTTACAaaatgttcattgttgtttggtTTAGATGTGGAGTTGAATACTTTGGTTAAGATCAttaatgagtttgttttgtTATATAATGACTACTCTATAACGGATTTTGAGCTAATTGTTACGCAAAACTTTATTACATAACTTGTAATTTGAAATTATGGAGTAATAGTAATATATAGTTTTTAAGAATATCCATTAGATTTTAAAAGgactaaaattataaattttatcatatatatatatatatatatatatatatatatatatatatatatataatatggaAAACTTTGAATTATATATGAAACGAAACATTTCAAGTTAATAGTTCACATTAAGATGTCCGTAAAATAAGTAGTAACACTGCAAGGTGACGATTGCGACCGTTATCACGCGATTGCGACAACATGTGCAATTTTTTTCTGTGGATTTATGAATCAATCAATGTAATGAAGATTTTTATGTTTATCTCCTGTTTTTCTATAATCAGGCTCATCGTCGTGATCGTGGAATGCAAGCAGAAGAAGAAAGCTATGGTGGATGGAAACACTCTTCATGATTCTTAAATAAATCAACCAAGTCCATCCAAACACCCACCCTCTTTTGTTTACTCTATAGGGATGTGATCTTGTAATCATCTTTAATTTACTGTTTTGGTTTCATGtagtataataattattactacttactaatcttttaatatttcatgtcaaaaatgatgaaaataaatttccaaACAATGGAGAGAATGACTTAATTGATTCCTTTTTATCCTCCTTACAAGGCTAAAATTTGAAGTTTCTTCTCCAGATTAATATCATCGATTAGAATAAGTTGaaccaacaaaataaaagtattCAGATTCGATTATAATACGTTATACTCAAGGCTGTTAGAATCAGGATCTATACCTAGGATCAATATAAGGGTAGGATTGAAATCGATAGAATATGtacataaattttcataatcTTGGTGGCGGTGTATTTTTAACTTGTATTTAGATGTAAGTAAAAGCTAAAATATAAGAACTTTTAATAATCGAGACTACCCTTGTAGGATTGGATCTTGGATCACAGAATCATATTATGATCATATCACTCATGTTCTTGATCTTGGTAGGATCATACGATCTTACCATTATTAACATCCCATTAAAAATCTGAATCGCTTACCTATTTTTAATCGTAGATCAGAATCAAGATTCTAATAAGCTAATTATACTCAACAGTTTCTCATCTCGTTAAATTTGCTGCTGCAACATGTGATAAAATATTGGACAAGAGTAGGTAAATCCATTGAGTTCTAAAGAGATCATACATGAACTTTAAAAGGACAGATTAAAAACTCATTGTAATGCAAGAATTTAGCAAACTGAAAATACATACAACGTAAAGCAACCTTAATTCCAAAAGATTAGGGTCGCAGGTGATGGGTGCAGCAGACAGGAGCTTATGTATGAAAAAAAAGATTTGTATGGGGGACAGCAACCAGAGCCCTAACTTGCCAATTCGAAACAACCACAATTTCACGGTGAGAAGCTACATTCGATATTCTAACTAATAATATAAGCAAATAGATATTACAATGGTTAGGACTTAGGACTGATCTAGTTGCAAGTTGCAACCACTGGGTAAGATACACTAACTATATACTACAAAGAATTACAACAGAATAGCTGCTCTAAgattatcatttattcttcacCTGCTTTGTTTCTGATGAGCCAAAACCATTCGAATTGGGGAAGTTTACGTCTTCTGGCAACTGGGATACCGCTTTTGTTTCGTTATTTTTCAAGCAGCTGGGAGCACATGTTTGTGCTGGCGGTTCAGAAGTGCGGCTTTGATACTGAATATAGTCCTGTATAGCTAGATTATCATCGAATGGTATTGCACCTGTAAGAGTTTTGAATGCAAAATCAAGGCATGGATCAGACCACAAGGGTGCTGAAAAGCCGAATTCAGATTGTGGCTGCTCAGTTTGACTGCTCGCCAGTTTCTCCTGTGATCGCTCTTCTAGGATCAATTTCCCCTTTGGAACAGTCTCAACCTTGTCCTTCAGCAAGTTACCCATTGAGTGCTCTAGTGATTGCTTTGTTGTTATTGATTGCACTTTTGTTTTACCGGAGAAGCCAGGCGGAGCCTCCAACTGCAGATCATTGAGATCAACCAAAATGGGATCTTTTCTTACAAAGTTATCAACcgaatccatatcaaatacTGTATTCATATCAAATGAGAGTTTCTTTTCTTGAAATGGCAAGTGATCAATCTTGTTCAATGGTTTTTGAGTTGAGAGCACAGTTTCTAAGTCGACATCAAGTGTGCGGCGTTGTTCTTCTTGCAATTTTAAGTTATCACTGTTGTTCGAAGGTTGTTCTCCATTTGTACAAAGCACACTTTTTGCTTCGAAATCTAGCGTAGAATGTTTTTCTTCTTGGAATTTTGGGTCGTCAACCTTGTTTAATGGTTTTTCTGCTTGAGCAGCAGGCAATGTTTTTACATCAACTGTATCATGCTTTACTTCTCGAGATGCAAGCTCATTTTGCATATCCAAAACCTGATGTTCATGACACTCATTAAGGACCGATTCCACAGTGCTGAAGGACTTTTTACTTGTGGCCTGAAGTGCATCCACTATTAATTTATTGCTATCAACATCCTGGTCCTTTTTCTGTAATTCAACTGGAATTGATGCTAAACTAGGAATGGGTTTAGTTCTGGAAGGCTTTCTAGTTATGGATCGAAGAGCATGTTCAATGGGTATTGTGAGGTACAACACTTCAGCATCAACACCAGCAAGTCGTTTAGAGGACCGAGAAGGCATTTTCCCACCCTTTGCTTTCCTTTTGCCAGTCTGAGCTTTCCCAGTATTGCCATTTTGTATGGCAACGCCAACAGGGTTCTCCTCGGGCAATACACCCCTTGAAGGAGATGAGGACTCACTCTTTTGAGGAATGGCATCTTTTACATCAGCCTCTTGGACTTCTGGGGGTTTAAATCTGATCATACCTACAGTGTCCCTAATAGCAGGATCCTTGTCCAGCAATGGATTTGCCACTTGGGAATTGCTGGTTGATTCAGGTGACACGGTCGTCCGGTTAGGAACACTAGCGGAAGGTGGTCGCCTAACTCTAATGGGATATTTATGTTTCCTGCTTCCAGATTCTTCATTGTCTCCAGTTTCAGTCAGTGCTTGAATACTTTGTTCACTACATCCCTTTTTGGCAAAACGCTGTTTTCTGATCTTGCTGTCCGTTGTCTCCTTCCTTTTAGCTGAAGATGTctaacaaaacaaaagaaagcaTAATATCAGAAAGTATGTACCCATACATAAGAGATCACACAGGTCTCCTACTAAGAATACCATACAGAAGAGATCAACAGATCTCCTACTAAGATTCACcataacaaataacaaatacCTAAAGCATCCTCAATTAATTGGAAACTCACATACGGCAAATAGCTCTTATGCCACAAAACGGCAAAACAATGAACTTAAATTATATAGAACAGATCAGAAACGTTGCTAAATAGACACAGTACTCCACTTCTTGCTGATATCGTAAAGCCATTGTACTTGAGGTAAATTACAACAAGGTTCTCCATGGGAACTTTCCCTTCGCCTAAGGATAGCGAATAAGTAGGCATTGTGAACAGCTCTTTTACATTC belongs to Amaranthus tricolor cultivar Red isolate AtriRed21 chromosome 17, ASM2621246v1, whole genome shotgun sequence and includes:
- the LOC130804822 gene encoding uncharacterized protein LOC130804822 isoform X3, which produces MLFDVAVPAYCSMRLVEATSSHKSNSEPKTSQILKTPVRNSLSSRKRKVVIERTADEGLPPGWIKEMRIKMLGDKIIRRDPFFLDPASSLVFRSKLEVLRYVETGEISRHAYHRRNQNVIGEDSAVGTTSTSSAKRKETTDSKIRKQRFAKKGCSEQSIQALTETGDNEESGSRKHKYPIRVRRPPSASVPNRTTVSPESTSNSQVANPLLDKDPAIRDTVGMIRFKPPEVQEADVKDAIPQKSESSSPSRGVLPEENPVGVAIQNGNTGKAQTGKRKAKGGKMPSRSSKRLAGVDAEVLYLTIPIEHALRSITRKPSRTKPIPSLASIPVELQKKDQDVDSNKLIVDALQATSKKSFSTVESVLNECHEHQVLDMQNELASREVKHDTVDVKTLPAAQAEKPLNKVDDPKFQEEKHSTLDFEAKSVLCTNGEQPSNNSDNLKLQEEQRRTLDVDLETVLSTQKPLNKIDHLPFQEKKLSFDMNTVFDMDSVDNFVRKDPILVDLNDLQLEAPPGFSGKTKVQSITTKQSLEHSMGNLLKDKVETVPKGKLILEERSQEKLASSQTEQPQSEFGFSAPLWSDPCLDFAFKTLTGAIPFDDNLAIQDYIQYQSRTSEPPAQTCAPSCLKNNETKAVSQLPEDVNFPNSNGFGSSETKQVKNK
- the LOC130804822 gene encoding uncharacterized protein LOC130804822 isoform X1, with translation MVSKKTSDWPPPGWKEKIRVNYGRKIKCYINSKTHIKLYSKAAVLRCIEDGSVSNKKSPLSEHAKKSSLVQANDSEWLPTGWVIERRIRKSGARVGTEYKCFIDPSSGAKFFSKPEVLRHLKCIAGNAGSSRGKDKGGSRKSSSKRLVEATSSHKSNSEPKTSQILKTPVRNSLSSRKRKVVIERTADEGLPPGWIKEMRIKMLGDKIIRRDPFFLDPASSLVFRSKLEVLRYVETGEISRHAYHRRNQNVIGEDSAVGTTSTSSAKRKETTDSKIRKQRFAKKGCSEQSIQALTETGDNEESGSRKHKYPIRVRRPPSASVPNRTTVSPESTSNSQVANPLLDKDPAIRDTVGMIRFKPPEVQEADVKDAIPQKSESSSPSRGVLPEENPVGVAIQNGNTGKAQTGKRKAKGGKMPSRSSKRLAGVDAEVLYLTIPIEHALRSITRKPSRTKPIPSLASIPVELQKKDQDVDSNKLIVDALQATSKKSFSTVESVLNECHEHQVLDMQNELASREVKHDTVDVKTLPAAQAEKPLNKVDDPKFQEEKHSTLDFEAKSVLCTNGEQPSNNSDNLKLQEEQRRTLDVDLETVLSTQKPLNKIDHLPFQEKKLSFDMNTVFDMDSVDNFVRKDPILVDLNDLQLEAPPGFSGKTKVQSITTKQSLEHSMGNLLKDKVETVPKGKLILEERSQEKLASSQTEQPQSEFGFSAPLWSDPCLDFAFKTLTGAIPFDDNLAIQDYIQYQSRTSEPPAQTCAPSCLKNNETKAVSQLPEDVNFPNSNGFGSSETKQVKNK
- the LOC130804822 gene encoding uncharacterized protein LOC130804822 isoform X2; this translates as MLRRLVQANDSEWLPTGWVIERRIRKSGARVGTEYKCFIDPSSGAKFFSKPEVLRHLKCIAGNAGSSRGKDKGGSRKSSSKRLVEATSSHKSNSEPKTSQILKTPVRNSLSSRKRKVVIERTADEGLPPGWIKEMRIKMLGDKIIRRDPFFLDPASSLVFRSKLEVLRYVETGEISRHAYHRRNQNVIGEDSAVGTTSTSSAKRKETTDSKIRKQRFAKKGCSEQSIQALTETGDNEESGSRKHKYPIRVRRPPSASVPNRTTVSPESTSNSQVANPLLDKDPAIRDTVGMIRFKPPEVQEADVKDAIPQKSESSSPSRGVLPEENPVGVAIQNGNTGKAQTGKRKAKGGKMPSRSSKRLAGVDAEVLYLTIPIEHALRSITRKPSRTKPIPSLASIPVELQKKDQDVDSNKLIVDALQATSKKSFSTVESVLNECHEHQVLDMQNELASREVKHDTVDVKTLPAAQAEKPLNKVDDPKFQEEKHSTLDFEAKSVLCTNGEQPSNNSDNLKLQEEQRRTLDVDLETVLSTQKPLNKIDHLPFQEKKLSFDMNTVFDMDSVDNFVRKDPILVDLNDLQLEAPPGFSGKTKVQSITTKQSLEHSMGNLLKDKVETVPKGKLILEERSQEKLASSQTEQPQSEFGFSAPLWSDPCLDFAFKTLTGAIPFDDNLAIQDYIQYQSRTSEPPAQTCAPSCLKNNETKAVSQLPEDVNFPNSNGFGSSETKQVKNK
- the LOC130804819 gene encoding elicitor-responsive protein 3-like, with the protein product MAQGTLEVVLVNAKGLENTDFLNNMDPYVILNYRSQKQKSSIASGQGSTPEWNETFVFNVNSGGADLILKIMDSDYGTEDDCVGEAVIPLEAALHEGRIPTTSYNVVKDQVFCGQIRVGLSFTREAHRRDRGMQAEEESYGGWKHSS